The proteins below are encoded in one region of Deinococcota bacterium:
- a CDS encoding Hsp20/alpha crystallin family protein: MALVRRNRSVPSPMQGWDLGNFGDLFGDVERLMSQTASPMLGQVGASTSYPVDIYETEGDLVLEMAVPGVRIDDLDISIEGCQLSIRGNLPDHGDSSGEGQNGGQRRYWLQSIPRGQFSRGVTLPSAVEADKIEARVNDGLLVLTMPKVAEARARKISISHG, from the coding sequence ATGGCACTTGTTCGGCGCAATCGTTCGGTACCTAGCCCCATGCAAGGCTGGGATCTCGGCAACTTCGGCGACCTCTTCGGTGACGTTGAGCGGCTCATGAGCCAGACGGCCTCGCCCATGCTGGGTCAAGTCGGCGCCAGCACCAGCTACCCGGTCGACATCTATGAGACCGAAGGCGATCTCGTCCTCGAGATGGCGGTGCCCGGCGTCAGGATCGATGACCTCGACATCAGCATCGAAGGCTGCCAGCTGAGCATCCGCGGCAACCTGCCCGACCACGGCGACAGCAGCGGCGAAGGGCAAAACGGCGGACAACGCCGCTACTGGCTGCAGAGCATCCCGCGCGGTCAGTTTAGCCGCGGCGTCACCCTGCCCTCGGCGGTCGAGGCCGACAAGATCGAGGCGAGGGTCAACGACGGCCTCTTGGTCCTGACCATGCCCAAGGTCGCGGAAGCGCGCGCGAGAAAGATCAGCATCAGCCACGGCTAA
- a CDS encoding sugar phosphate isomerase/epimerase — protein sequence MKLGFSPATAFILDLDEAFRLADEIALDFVELGFDLREIASHLQTVKRVRELSRATGVGTTVHLSYIDLNLASLVPAARATSVARSQRGLDYAAEIGASCAVLHSGRHYYRHPLADEIAQSAVHASLNELANPAVPVALENLALEANDLVREPEALQALTERAGFGNCLDFGHASVESRQPWRPEERRGEDLIERYIETLGKSIIHLHLHNNDGAADRHWPTTRGSIDYRRYAPFLRDFGGTACLEILGGAAEVRESARHLREVLTELETT from the coding sequence ATGAAGCTCGGCTTCTCGCCCGCAACGGCCTTTATCCTGGACCTGGACGAGGCCTTTCGGCTCGCCGACGAGATCGCGCTCGACTTCGTCGAGCTCGGCTTCGACCTGCGGGAGATCGCCTCCCACCTGCAAACCGTCAAGCGGGTGAGGGAGCTCTCGCGCGCCACCGGCGTCGGCACCACCGTCCACCTCTCCTATATCGATCTCAACCTGGCTTCGCTCGTCCCCGCCGCCCGCGCCACCTCGGTGGCGCGCAGCCAGCGCGGCCTCGACTACGCCGCCGAGATAGGCGCTTCTTGCGCGGTCCTCCACAGCGGCCGCCACTACTACCGCCATCCGCTGGCCGACGAGATCGCCCAGAGCGCGGTTCATGCTTCTTTGAACGAGCTGGCGAACCCGGCGGTGCCGGTGGCGCTCGAGAACCTGGCGCTCGAGGCCAACGACCTCGTCCGCGAGCCCGAGGCCCTCCAGGCGCTGACGGAGCGAGCGGGTTTTGGCAACTGCCTCGACTTCGGCCACGCCTCCGTCGAGTCGCGCCAGCCCTGGCGCCCCGAGGAAAGGCGCGGCGAGGACCTGATAGAGCGCTATATCGAGACCCTTGGCAAGAGCATCATCCACTTGCACCTGCACAACAACGACGGCGCGGCCGACCGGCACTGGCCGACCACCAGGGGCAGCATCGACTACCGCCGCTACGCACCCTTCCTGCGCGACTTTGGAGGCACGGCCTGCCTCGAGATCCTGGGCGGCGCGGCGGAGGTGCGCGAGAGCGCGAGGCACCTGCGCGAGGTCCTGACGGAACTCGAGACGACCTAG
- a CDS encoding sugar ABC transporter permease: GDRALWESFRVTLVFAALTLPLFVGLSYTIATAIQGLRLERFIKALLFLPGLTTIGGSAVAWYLLYNPDYGLLRELTGLALPWSSEPWAALVYVVLFTLWLYTGYGVLVVSAALKGIPEAVKEAARVDGASEAQVRRLIVAPLLKPTLLFLTVLGTIFSIQSYTAVFLLTRGGPFGSTRVLGYYLYETAFERFQLGYGAALTIAILLLTLAVVLIQARLAGRAGEAL, encoded by the coding sequence TGGAGACCGCGCGCTTTGGGAATCGTTCCGTGTCACCCTGGTCTTTGCCGCGCTGACCCTGCCGCTCTTTGTCGGCCTCTCCTACACCATCGCCACGGCCATCCAAGGCTTGCGCCTCGAGCGCTTCATCAAGGCGTTGCTCTTTTTGCCGGGCCTCACCACCATAGGCGGCTCGGCGGTCGCCTGGTACCTCCTCTACAACCCCGACTACGGCCTGCTGCGCGAGCTCACCGGCCTGGCCCTGCCCTGGAGCAGCGAGCCCTGGGCGGCGCTCGTCTACGTGGTGCTGTTTACCCTCTGGCTCTACACCGGCTACGGCGTCCTGGTGGTGTCGGCCGCCTTGAAGGGCATCCCCGAGGCGGTCAAGGAGGCCGCCCGGGTGGACGGCGCCAGCGAGGCGCAGGTGCGGCGGCTCATCGTCGCGCCCCTCCTAAAACCCACGCTGCTCTTTCTCACCGTGCTCGGCACCATCTTCTCGATCCAGTCCTACACCGCCGTCTTCCTGCTCACCCGGGGCGGGCCCTTCGGCAGCACCCGGGTGCTCGGCTACTACCTCTATGAGACCGCCTTCGAGCGCTTTCAGCTCGGCTACGGCGCGGCCCTGACCATCGCCATCTTGCTGCTCACCCTCGCCGTGGTGCTCATTCAGGCGCGGCTGGCGGGCCGGGCGGGCGAGGCCCTGTGA
- a CDS encoding ABC transporter substrate-binding protein, with protein sequence MTALLSLALVAQGQVGLEFWHSMQSGEETVQALADAFNAAQAEYRVVPRYVGSYAEAQPRILAAASSGSVPALYQAEIAFFPRLAADGALEDLSGWVAELPDEMVTDFFPGLWAYGEVGGARYGLPWNSSTPVLFYNATAFRQRGVSAPSTWAEFETAAARMTTRQTQGFVAVAESWTFEAMVNTRGGRLVTEDGRPNLNSPEAVAALAMVQGLVERRQAIPRSLSEVTFALLDMVRTRGMMIFASIANWPDAQRYAVAFDIAAAPIPTGGDLSVPLGGAQLVVMRAAPEGEKRGAFAFWEFLMAPENLQTWVEASFYIPVRRSALPLLEPWYAEDPNRRAALTQLEHAVPRSTNPEFNLWRQYLEEALERALKGGVPAQEALDEAQRRALE encoded by the coding sequence ATGACAGCGCTCCTGAGCCTGGCGCTGGTAGCCCAGGGACAGGTCGGCCTCGAGTTCTGGCATTCAATGCAGTCGGGTGAAGAGACGGTGCAGGCCCTGGCCGACGCCTTTAACGCCGCGCAGGCGGAGTACCGGGTGGTGCCGCGCTACGTCGGCTCCTACGCCGAGGCGCAGCCGCGCATCTTAGCGGCGGCGAGCAGCGGCAGCGTGCCGGCGCTCTACCAGGCGGAGATAGCCTTTTTTCCCAGGCTCGCGGCCGATGGTGCCCTGGAAGACCTCTCCGGCTGGGTGGCGGAACTGCCCGACGAGATGGTCACGGACTTCTTCCCCGGCCTCTGGGCCTACGGCGAGGTCGGCGGCGCGCGCTACGGCCTGCCCTGGAACTCGTCGACGCCGGTGCTCTTCTATAACGCCACGGCCTTTCGCCAGCGCGGCGTCAGCGCGCCCAGCACCTGGGCGGAGTTCGAGACGGCCGCGGCGCGCATGACCACCCGCCAGACCCAGGGCTTCGTCGCCGTGGCCGAGTCCTGGACCTTCGAGGCGATGGTCAACACCAGGGGCGGCCGGCTCGTCACCGAGGACGGTCGGCCCAACCTCAATTCGCCCGAGGCCGTCGCGGCCCTGGCCATGGTCCAGGGTCTGGTCGAGCGGCGCCAGGCCATTCCCCGCAGCCTCTCCGAGGTGACCTTCGCGCTGCTCGACATGGTGCGCACCAGGGGCATGATGATCTTCGCTTCGATCGCCAACTGGCCCGACGCCCAGCGCTACGCGGTGGCCTTCGACATCGCGGCGGCGCCCATTCCCACGGGCGGCGACCTGTCGGTGCCCCTGGGCGGCGCGCAGCTCGTGGTCATGCGCGCCGCGCCCGAAGGGGAAAAGCGCGGCGCCTTCGCCTTCTGGGAGTTTCTGATGGCGCCCGAGAACCTGCAAACCTGGGTCGAGGCCTCCTTCTACATCCCGGTGCGCCGCTCGGCCTTGCCGCTCCTGGAGCCCTGGTACGCCGAGGATCCCAACCGCCGCGCCGCCCTAACGCAGCTCGAGCACGCCGTTCCCCGCTCCACCAACCCCGAGTTCAACCTGTGGCGGCAATATCTGGAGGAGGCGCTCGAGCGCGCGCTCAAGGGTGGGGTGCCCGCCCAGGAGGCGCTCGACGAGGCGCAGCGCCGGGCCCTAGAGTGA
- a CDS encoding carbohydrate ABC transporter permease, with translation MLFSRLLTAVFCLFVALPLLWLLYAAFLPPEAVFFASLRPTGFSLANFADLAGTGIWRAMGVSLVATGLTVLGQLVFGLGAAYAIRSGFPLLGLVLFVLVLPLELLLVPLYRQLQALGLLDTLWVLVLPFLASPLVIFLLSQSLKRLPWELVEAARLDGAGELTIVARIVAPLLRPELAATAVLAFAAHWNLVLYPRVMAGDRELWTVQVFLTELLRNRPLDWGLLGAAAFVTTLPIFILYIIFEKRIVAVFESSFR, from the coding sequence ATGCTCTTCAGCCGCCTGCTCACCGCCGTCTTCTGCCTGTTCGTGGCCCTGCCGCTCCTGTGGCTGCTCTACGCCGCCTTCCTGCCGCCCGAGGCGGTGTTCTTCGCCAGCCTCAGGCCGACGGGCTTTAGCCTCGCCAACTTCGCCGACTTGGCGGGCACGGGCATCTGGCGGGCGATGGGCGTGTCGCTCGTGGCGACCGGGCTCACCGTCTTGGGCCAGCTCGTCTTCGGCCTCGGCGCCGCCTACGCCATCCGCTCGGGTTTTCCCCTCCTCGGCCTGGTGCTCTTCGTCCTGGTCTTGCCGCTCGAGCTCCTGCTCGTGCCCCTCTACCGCCAACTCCAGGCGCTCGGCCTGTTGGATACGCTCTGGGTGCTCGTCCTGCCCTTTCTGGCCAGCCCGCTGGTCATCTTCTTGCTCTCCCAGTCGCTCAAGCGCCTGCCCTGGGAGCTCGTCGAGGCGGCGCGGCTAGACGGCGCGGGCGAGCTGACCATCGTGGCCCGCATCGTCGCGCCGCTCTTGCGCCCCGAACTCGCCGCCACCGCCGTCCTCGCCTTTGCCGCCCACTGGAACCTGGTGCTCTACCCACGGGTGATGGCGGGCGACCGCGAGCTGTGGACGGTGCAGGTCTTCTTGACCGAACTCCTGCGCAACCGCCCGCTCGACTGGGGGCTGTTGGGCGCGGCGGCCTTCGTCACCACCCTGCCGATTTTCATTCTCTATATCATTTTTGAAAAGCGCATCGTCGCGGTTTTCGAAAGCTCGTTCAGGTAG